A genomic stretch from Bacillota bacterium includes:
- the mnmE gene encoding tRNA uridine-5-carboxymethylaminomethyl(34) synthesis GTPase MnmE, protein MFSDTIAAISTALGEAGIGIIRVSGKDAIKISDQVFKGKGRKKLAELPGFTVRYGKIVDRNGATIDEALALVMRGPNSYTGEDVVELQCHGGVVVQQRILELLLSLGARLAEPGEFTKRAFLNGRMDLSQAEAVIDIIRSKTDRSLDVAVNQLEGSLSRRIQSLREKLYDLVVQVEAAIDFPEDDIPEIGIETMKSVILDAVNEVTKLIDTADNGKVLREGLKTVITGKPNVGKSSLLNRLLDENRALVTDIPGTTRDTIEEVLNINGIPLRLIDTAGIRSSEDQVEQLGVKRALELVKEADLILHVLDISRELESEDIQLLTQLKDRKRVIIINKIDLPRQWDSRSYLLNSGYIDDGVPVVEISLTEDDLEPLLDCIISLIMGGVVQIERENAIITRSRHKHALIEARTDLEQAMETLDQGLPLDLISIGLNGALEHLGEITGETVRENIIERIFAQFCIGK, encoded by the coding sequence ATGTTCAGTGATACTATCGCAGCTATTTCAACTGCATTAGGTGAAGCAGGTATCGGTATTATCCGCGTCAGCGGTAAGGATGCCATAAAAATATCTGATCAGGTTTTCAAGGGCAAGGGCCGCAAGAAGCTTGCCGAGCTGCCGGGCTTTACTGTCCGTTATGGTAAAATCGTTGATCGCAATGGGGCAACTATTGATGAAGCATTGGCCTTAGTTATGCGGGGACCGAATTCGTATACCGGCGAAGACGTGGTGGAACTGCAGTGCCATGGCGGTGTAGTTGTGCAGCAGCGAATTCTAGAGCTGTTATTATCGCTAGGTGCGCGCCTGGCTGAGCCGGGAGAGTTCACCAAACGGGCTTTTTTAAATGGCCGCATGGATCTATCTCAAGCAGAAGCGGTAATTGATATCATCCGCTCTAAAACTGACCGCAGTTTAGATGTGGCAGTTAACCAGCTGGAAGGCAGCTTAAGCCGCAGGATCCAGTCGCTGCGGGAAAAACTCTATGATTTGGTGGTTCAGGTTGAAGCAGCTATCGATTTTCCGGAAGATGATATTCCGGAGATCGGCATTGAGACAATGAAAAGTGTAATTCTTGATGCTGTAAATGAGGTCACAAAGCTGATTGACACTGCTGATAACGGTAAGGTGCTGCGGGAAGGCCTTAAAACGGTGATTACCGGAAAACCCAATGTGGGTAAATCCAGCCTGCTGAACCGCCTCCTTGATGAGAACCGCGCCTTGGTAACAGATATTCCCGGAACGACCCGAGATACTATCGAAGAGGTCTTAAATATCAACGGCATTCCCCTGCGATTAATCGATACCGCGGGAATCCGCAGCTCCGAAGACCAGGTGGAACAGCTCGGAGTTAAGCGGGCACTGGAACTAGTAAAAGAAGCGGATCTAATCCTGCATGTGCTGGATATCAGCCGAGAATTAGAATCTGAAGACATTCAGCTGCTGACTCAGCTAAAAGACCGCAAACGTGTGATTATCATTAATAAAATCGATCTGCCGCGCCAGTGGGATTCCAGATCCTATCTCCTCAATTCCGGTTACATTGATGATGGTGTGCCTGTGGTGGAAATTTCGCTGACGGAAGATGATCTGGAACCGCTGTTAGACTGCATTATCAGCTTAATCATGGGTGGAGTTGTGCAGATTGAGCGGGAAAATGCGATTATTACGCGGAGCAGACACAAGCACGCGTTAATTGAAGCTCGCACAGATTTAGAACAGGCCATGGAAACTCTGGACCAGGGACTGCCATTAGACTTAATCTCGATTGGCTTAAATGGAGCTTTAGAGCATTTAGGTGAAATTACCGGCGAGACAGTCCGGGAAAATATTATCGAACGGATTTTTGCTCAATTTTGTATTGGAAAGTAG
- the mnmG gene encoding tRNA uridine-5-carboxymethylaminomethyl(34) synthesis enzyme MnmG: protein MSKEYAVIVVGGGHAGCEAALAAARLGCKTLLITMNLDTIAQLSCNPAIGGPAAKSHLVREIDALGGEMGKVIDQTYLNIRMLNLSRGPAVHALRAQADKVKYRAVMTMTLESQPNLRVLQGVVTNILHEDGVVYGVQLKTGTKITAETVILTTGTFMRGVVVIGHVRYPGGRQGEPSADELSQSLRDAGLRLARFQTATPPRIHADSVDYSKLNCQHGSETPLRFSFDTPRIVREQVPCWYTRTTPETIQVIRDNIHLSPIQTGTVQGKGPRYCPSIDRKVLRFPDKADHQIFLEPEGEYTKELYCLGLTTSMPEQIQSEILKTIPGLENVQIMRTGYAVEYDYILPEQTYPTLESKLVKGLYTAGQINGTSGYEEAAAQGLIAGINAAHKVMGRPPLILSRSQAYIGVLIDDLVTKGTDEPYRMMTSRAEYRLILRQDNADLRLRELGYKIGLIDEQRYQKLQAKKKAIQDTLKWLRETPVSPTREVRDYLIEMGSGDLQKAVTLHEILQRPKLKFSDLEFFAPLPALDPEVIEQVEIECKFKGYIERQLRQIEEFNKMEDIAIPEDMDYLKIKGLRSEAVERLTAIKPASIGQAARISGVSPADINVLLVVLKGEKHVSA from the coding sequence ATGAGTAAGGAATATGCAGTAATAGTGGTTGGCGGTGGGCACGCCGGCTGTGAAGCAGCTTTAGCGGCAGCGCGGCTTGGCTGTAAAACGCTGCTGATCACTATGAATTTAGATACAATAGCACAGTTATCATGTAATCCTGCGATTGGGGGACCGGCTGCCAAGAGCCATTTAGTAAGGGAAATCGATGCTTTAGGCGGCGAAATGGGCAAAGTAATTGACCAGACCTATCTGAACATTAGAATGCTGAATCTCAGCAGGGGTCCGGCTGTGCACGCTCTAAGGGCCCAAGCAGATAAAGTCAAATACCGGGCTGTGATGACCATGACTTTAGAATCACAGCCAAATCTCCGGGTCCTCCAGGGAGTAGTTACCAATATTCTCCATGAAGATGGTGTAGTATACGGAGTGCAGCTTAAGACCGGCACTAAAATAACTGCTGAAACAGTTATTCTCACAACCGGTACTTTTATGCGGGGCGTAGTGGTGATCGGTCATGTTCGCTATCCCGGCGGGCGCCAGGGTGAGCCAAGCGCCGATGAGCTGTCCCAGAGTTTGCGGGATGCAGGGCTGAGATTAGCCAGATTTCAAACTGCAACCCCACCGCGAATTCACGCTGACAGTGTAGACTACAGCAAGCTGAACTGCCAGCATGGCTCAGAAACACCTCTGCGGTTCTCGTTTGATACGCCGCGGATTGTTCGCGAGCAGGTTCCCTGCTGGTATACAAGAACAACACCGGAAACTATTCAAGTAATCCGTGATAACATCCATTTATCGCCGATTCAAACAGGCACGGTCCAGGGGAAAGGTCCCCGTTACTGTCCGTCGATTGACCGGAAAGTTTTGCGCTTTCCGGATAAAGCGGATCATCAGATCTTTTTAGAGCCGGAAGGGGAGTATACCAAAGAGCTTTACTGCTTAGGGCTGACTACTAGTATGCCGGAGCAAATTCAAAGCGAAATCCTCAAAACTATTCCGGGTCTGGAAAATGTGCAGATTATGCGTACCGGTTATGCTGTTGAGTATGATTATATTCTTCCGGAGCAGACCTATCCAACTCTAGAATCTAAATTGGTTAAGGGTTTGTATACGGCGGGGCAGATCAATGGAACTTCCGGCTATGAGGAAGCGGCTGCCCAGGGGTTGATTGCGGGCATAAACGCTGCCCATAAAGTAATGGGCAGACCGCCATTGATTTTATCTCGGTCTCAAGCTTATATCGGTGTTTTAATTGATGATTTAGTTACTAAAGGTACCGACGAGCCGTACCGGATGATGACATCCAGAGCCGAGTATCGCTTGATCCTGCGTCAGGACAACGCGGATCTGCGTCTGAGGGAACTTGGCTATAAAATCGGTTTGATCGATGAACAGCGCTACCAAAAACTCCAGGCTAAGAAAAAAGCTATTCAAGATACGCTGAAGTGGCTGCGGGAAACTCCGGTTTCTCCAACCCGGGAAGTGCGGGATTATCTAATTGAAATGGGCTCAGGGGATCTGCAGAAAGCAGTTACACTCCATGAGATTCTCCAGCGTCCCAAACTTAAATTCAGCGATTTAGAATTCTTTGCACCTCTACCGGCTTTAGATCCGGAGGTAATCGAACAAGTGGAGATCGAATGCAAGTTTAAGGGCTATATCGAGCGCCAGCTGCGGCAGATTGAGGAGTTCAATAAAATGGAGGATATTGCTATTCCTGAAGATATGGATTACCTTAAGATTAA